tgtatatatatatatataNNNNNNNNNNNNNNNNNNNNNNNNNatatatatatatatacatacatatatatatatatatacatatatatatatatatatacatacatatatatatgctggggctactatactcatatgagtatagagcgctttgtactcataaattttcggccattcggatgaaaaaatatgcggtaagatgagagtggttacggttaggttgatagtgggccccctagggttgagtgggtggttggttgaatagtataatctaacggatgaaaataattaaagggtagatctaacggccaaaaacttattgaggatcaaaatggcaacctaagagggggggtgaattaggtttctaaaataaaaagctaAATAATCAAGCAATTTAAAAACCTGAAACAAATAATAGAGGAGTTTAGAGAAATGCAAACTCAAAGAGGAACACAATcgatttgtttcgaggttcggcactttgcctacgtccccgccaactcCTCAACACAAGAGAacgttggatctccactagatgatgcttttgcgggcaagcaccaagccttcacaccaaCACCTTCTTTTTTTCAAGCTCCAAGACTttgcttctttctctttttacaagatttaatctcactacaaatttcactcaagtttagagagagaatagagagctaagagtattagaAATACTgaaatttttaagctcaaatCAACTTTCTAAAAGAGACTGAGAAAGGCCTCAAAGCCATATATTTATAGCCTCTGTCAGCTTCAAACCGttgcactttcgggcgccctaaaccaGATTTCGGGCGCCTAGAAGTTGTGCACGCACATTGCGCTTCCAGCTGCCTGTCAGACATCGTGCGCCGCTTTTCTAGATTCGTACAATTTGGCCTCCAGaaattgtgggcgcccagaacatgcGCGCTGACTTTTCTGACAGAcagaccacgtgcgccgcttttctcTGAGCGAAATCATTTTGGCTTCCAGAAGATGTGGGTGCCCAGATTTCCAGCATGCGCGCCGCTTGCGCCGCGCTGCGTCAGAACTTTTCGGACTGGTTCGTCGTACTGTCCGGAACacgcaacctgtcaagtcaaacaATCCGGTTGCCCTAAACAGACATTTGGGCGCCCAGATCAGATAAAGAAATTTCTGGAccacccgaacagcaaacagcagGATCCAAAAACAGCATAAGTTTTggatccactttagggcgcccagatcaGAGTCCAGAAACAATAACTTGACAGAAAAACTGATTTTGAGcagattttgaatattttaaaatcctaTGCACCTTATCACAAGATAGAGATACATCAAGTGAGCTATAAAGTGATAANTCGTCGTCTTCACCTGGTGAGAATGATACAATTACTCTTGTTAGATTGTTTGCCAATCATCTGTTTGACTAGTTTTGTTTGATCCAGGTGAGGCATGCACCGGTGGTAATGAAACCGGCGGACAGTGCAGATCTTCGCGTTTGCCTACCCCACCTCTCGGCCAACCGGTTGTCGGAGGTTATGCTAGTGGATCAGGACATAGCTCGGCAGGTAAACGACCTAGGGCCCCACCACCCTCTGCACAGACACGCAAACAATCTACTTCCTCTGCcgggagaaagaagaagagtgaCATTGGAGCAGAGGCATTGGTTGAAATGGTAGAGATCGGGAAGCAAAGGCTCGAGATTGCACGAGAAATGATAAATATAGCGAAGGCTAGTCAAATGACAATCCCACCAATTGACGTTTGTATGAGCAGAGTTTATAATCTAGTGGGCACAACGACTATACGTGCCATTGCGGCTGGGATGTCATTGCGGGCTGAGTCGGATAGAcatctgtaaggactgagatttttacagtgtagctaaactctcagttgacgatgtttttgtgtgtaatttaattacaaaagcactcgtcaagtttcgggcgaNtatccatcgagtggacacaaaaatgaacagctgaaaatgaatattctttataaaatgatgataggagtcttgtaataaagatcaagagtatagatcttctttgaaaaagtttaaagaattttctaaaaaaaattcaattgatttggatatttttacactattaaacgagaaaacgcctcatatcgaccattaaaattacaaattttgaaaccctttgatcattaggcaaatgatgtaaaaaagatttaaattttgatttgtaaaCACTTCAAgaggtatagattatgttcaacggtgttgatcatcgatttggaggttctatcatcgaaaacaaatgggtgacaacggagctcgtttgctatcgatagtattctagctcaactctatatacatatatatatatacacacacacatacatatatacacatacatatatacacatacatatacacatatacatatacacatatacatatacatatatacatatNaagtttcacttaaagtgaatagtaactcgattttccggagaagccgcggtgagaagttggcttctggctcgtaccggactctgttcatagcagtccaatagctcgtttcgaccggttcagctattctggaactaatggcgctgacggattttgagtttgactcaCGGAtctcgagaaaatccaaaaatacatgtttcatatgtatttttgtttgtttctttcgattggaatgaaaggttggattttgtcgtgaatccgtggtcgatcgagacgaaacgaaatcgcagctttgttgtctccgtcgtgctgatcgcactggtgcaatccgttcgcaaatctgacggacggatctgcggagatcgcgcgttgatcgaggagaggtcggtagtggcaaaacggtattttcgcaaaagtcgcgatattttatgtaccgtttggcgtaggatcgcacgtggaggggcgttcatgcgttttagtcGTTCGGTGAGGGGCTCGGATTGAAATTCCGGTGTTTGGTGGACCTTTTTGCAAGTTGCGCCTTGTATATAGTTGCTCTTTAGGGTTTTGTttcacctaaccctaacctagccctAGCCAACCACCCAgccgcctccctctccttcccctNTATTCagcaatttaaatatattatttttacatttttagtttTTGTAGAATAACTTTTAAATTGTAATACTAATTTAGTAATACTAACCTTTTAAAGATGAATGATTTACTGCATCATGGGAGTGATGAACCTATTAAAGCATTTAGGCACGGCCTTTGCTTTAGTAAACAGTGTGCCAACTTAATGGTAGCGCTCTGATCTCTTTAGTCCTCTTTTTTTTACGTTATATTAATTAGGACTCATGTATCAATTTGTAAGATCGATGATCCAATCTTGTAATAAGTTTTGACGGTAtatttaccatttttttttatgttatgtTCGTATATTAGTAGGATATCTGTCTCTAACATATTGACATTATAGGCTGCAGATATCAaagaaagtaattaatttaCGTGAAAGATTGAGGACGAGCGAAGAACTGGAAGAGGCGGTGCCGTCAGTTGCGATGGTGACCGAGGATGAGCGGGTGACGGGGTTTGGGGTTTAGAGAAAagcaggagaggaggaggagctggAGGAGTAGTAGTGATTTAGAGTTTCTGTGAGTGGGAaatgaggggagagagagagaaaagttggTCGTTtatgtagagagagatagagagaggggggggagggAGTAGGTGAGCAACAACTActtaaaagataaattatttactgTTTTGATGTGTAAAAGCCAAGCCTATATACAACCCAAGAAAGGAGCCAAGTTTAGACCATAGTTacttaattcggattcggcaaaaattcgatacggGTACAATTCGGATGAAAtttctcttctaatttttaacttagctaaaaaatacggctaaaaaccggattcgccaattattcgaaTACGTGATTTTtatggatattatacgttcaccaattaaaaattcgagataaaaaattcggctattaaattaagttttctttctctcaagatttatgctattaacataaatactcataattcTAAAGATTGTAAAGGAGGAAATTGATTTATTGTTgcataatattaataaaaaattctcatCTTCAAGGAAAACCAAAATTCAGTCGCCCTATCTTTGAAAATTCAGATCCAATACGAAACTAATTAACCATTgactacactatatatatatagaattatgctactatactatcaatagtaccaagtctttggtactattgagttttccatcgttggatgaaaggatgtgcggttaggatgatagtggtcccctagggttgagtgggtggttggtttaatagtataatctaacgggtggaaatgatcaaaaggtaaatttaacggtagaaaactcaatagtaccaagaactttgtactatcaatagtatagtagccggactctatatatatatatatatatatatatacacacatatacatatatatatagacacatatacatatatatatatacacatatacatatatatgtatacacatatacatatatatatacatatacatatatatgtatatacatatacatatatatacacatatatatgtatatgtatatgtatatacatatacatatatagagttgaactgggttactattagtagcaaaatctcattgttgctaccagttttttagcctttggatcaactcttttcattatttctaaccattggattaaatactataacccagtggggaccactcaaccctagggggaccactaaACTCTagccgactaatatcattctgaccttacaatttttcatccaagggttaaaaacttgatagcaaaaagagcattttactattaatagtattccagcctaattctacatatatatacatatatatatatatatgtatatgtatatagagctagtctcctatactactatagtaccggggctccggtactatagtctcagtctcattttcgatcttagggtgttcaaattaacgatccacaccgttaaaactgatctaggatatttaaagtttttagaaataaaattttatattttttcgatatagtttactttatgatcaaaccatttcaaaattgtcaattttcaacggctactatggcgagtttggagtttaacggtgtagaagaatctaaatttcttcaaattttgatagaaaatactttaaactatctagattaaggttaacattcttgatcttgaatttaaaagtcctatgctcaaattttaaagattattcaatttccaccgtccattttgacataatttatttactaagtaaatgacgtcgaaaaaaactaaaattttctttctaagaacgtcatataccctagatcatatttaacggtgtggatcgttaatttgaacaccctagaTCCGAAAACAAGATTATAGTACGGAGCTCCGGTTACTCATACGATAGTATAGTAAAAGCCCTAattcaatatattatatataatattatatataa
This DNA window, taken from Ananas comosus cultivar F153 linkage group 21, ASM154086v1, whole genome shotgun sequence, encodes the following:
- the LOC109726771 gene encoding uncharacterized protein LOC109726771; the encoded protein is MRAACAALRQNFSDCDXSSSSPGEACTGGNETGGQCRSSRLPTPPLGQPVVGGYASGSGHSSAGKRPRAPPPSAQTRKQSTSSAGRKKKSDIGAEALVEMVEIGKQRLEIAREMINIAKASQMTIPPIDVCMSRVYNLVGTTTIRAIAAGMSLRAESDRHLLQISKKVINLRERLRTSEELEEAVPSVAMVTEDERVTGFGV